The Capsicum annuum cultivar UCD-10X-F1 unplaced genomic scaffold, UCD10Xv1.1 ctg55499, whole genome shotgun sequence region GACACGAGCATGACCAACTCTCCTGGTAAAGTTTTCGAGTGTAAGACTTGTAATAGACAATTTTCTTCGTTTCAAGCACTTGGCGGTCATCGAGCAAGTCATAAGAAGCCAAGATTAATGGGAGAATTGAATTTCCAAATGCCAATTTCTCCACCTAAACCAAAAATACATGAATGTTCAATTTGTGGACTTGAATTTCCTATAGGACAAGCTTTAGGTGGACATATGAGAAGACATAGAGG contains the following coding sequences:
- the LOC124893199 gene encoding zinc finger protein ZAT5-like; this translates as MANYLMLFSHRQNHFDTSMTNSPGKVFECKTCNRQFSSFQALGGHRASHKKPRLMGELNFQMPISPPKPKIHECSICGLEFPIGQALGGHMRRHR